The window CAGGATGCAGGGCATCACCGGTGAAAACCTGCTTCAGCTTCTTGAAAGAAGACTGGACAACATCGTTTACAGAGCAGGATTCGCTGGCAGCCGCAAAGAAGCAAGACAGATGGTCGGTCACGGTCATTTCCTTGTGGACGGCAAACCCGTTAACATCCCCAGCTTCCTTATCAAAGCTGGACACATAGTTTCCGTGTGCGAGAAATCACGCGAAAACTCTAGAATTAAAGAATGCGTTGACACTGCGGAAGGCAGGGGCGTTTCCGAGTGGATCTCACTCGATAAAGGTGCCTACAAAGCGTCTGTTCACAGACTTCCCGCAAGAGACGACATCGGATATGAAATTCAGGAACACCTGATAGTGGAACTTTACTCCAAGTAACGTTTTACACGGAGGTTAAGATAATGATCATCATGAATTTTCATGAAATCATAAAACCCAGAAAGATTGAAGCTCTGGGTGAAGTCACTAACAGAAAAGGCGTGTATGTCGCAGAACCCTACGAGAAGGGATTCGGCACAACTGTGGGCAACGCCCTCAGACGTGTTATGCTCTCTTCAATCGAGGGCACGGCTGTCACAGCTGTTAGGATCGACGGCGTAAGCAACGAGTTCGCCGCACTCGAAGGTGTTTATGAGGATGTAGTAGACATCCTTCTGAATATCAAAATGCTGGAACTGAAACTGCACACTCACGAAACCAGACGTGTGTATATCAGAAAAAGAGGCGAAGGCCCCGTTACAGCCGGTGACATCACCGGTGACACAATGGTGGAGATACTCGACCCCGGCCAGCATATCTGCACAATAACCGACCCCAACAAAGAGCTCTA of the Seleniivibrio woodruffii genome contains:
- the rpsD gene encoding 30S ribosomal protein S4 — translated: MARYTGAVCKLCRREGMKLFLKGERCYKDKCGFEKKPYAPGQHGQARKKLSDYGTQMREKQKVKRLYGVLEKQFRRYFDKATRMQGITGENLLQLLERRLDNIVYRAGFAGSRKEARQMVGHGHFLVDGKPVNIPSFLIKAGHIVSVCEKSRENSRIKECVDTAEGRGVSEWISLDKGAYKASVHRLPARDDIGYEIQEHLIVELYSK